One Flagellimonas sp. CMM7 genomic region harbors:
- the rny gene encoding ribonuclease Y translates to MDNTIIIVVAAVVGLAIGFIIAKMMEKGKATKTISNAKREATNVLKEAKKEGENIKKDKIFQAKEKFLELKAEHEKVIINKDKKIAEAEKRTRDKESQISNELAKNKKLNDQLQAQIKEVTYKGEILDKKQSETEKLHKSQVQQLEVISGLSAEDAKSQLLESLKETAKTDAMAYLQSTLEETKLTAQQEARKIVINTIQRIGTEEAVENCVSVFNLESDDVKGRIIGREGRNIRAIESATGVEIIVDDTPEAIILSCFDSVRREVARLSLHRLVTDGRIHPARIEEIVKKTEKQINEEIVEIGKRTVIDLGIHGLHPELIKAVGRMKYRSSYGQNLLQHSREVAKLCGVMAAELGLNPKIAKRAGLLHDIGKVPNTEVEVETPHAILGMQWAQKFGENKEVCNAIGAHHDEIEMNTLISPIVQVCDAISGARPGARRQVLDSYIQRLKDLEDIAFGFSGVQKAYAIQAGRELRVIVESEKVSDDKAAELSFEISQKIQTDMTYPGQVKVTVIRETRSVNVAK, encoded by the coding sequence ATGGATAACACTATAATAATTGTTGTGGCTGCAGTTGTAGGATTGGCGATAGGATTTATAATCGCCAAAATGATGGAAAAAGGTAAGGCAACAAAAACCATTTCCAATGCTAAGAGAGAAGCTACTAATGTATTAAAGGAAGCAAAGAAAGAAGGAGAGAACATAAAGAAAGATAAAATATTTCAGGCCAAAGAGAAGTTTTTAGAATTAAAGGCCGAGCATGAAAAGGTCATTATAAATAAAGATAAAAAGATTGCAGAAGCGGAGAAGCGAACAAGGGATAAAGAATCCCAAATCAGCAATGAACTTGCCAAAAACAAAAAGCTGAACGATCAGCTTCAAGCCCAAATTAAGGAAGTGACTTATAAGGGAGAAATTCTCGATAAAAAACAATCGGAAACCGAAAAGTTACACAAAAGTCAGGTGCAGCAACTAGAGGTCATTTCAGGGCTTTCCGCTGAAGATGCCAAAAGTCAGTTGCTGGAATCTCTTAAAGAAACTGCAAAGACGGATGCAATGGCTTATCTCCAAAGTACTTTGGAAGAAACCAAACTAACGGCGCAGCAAGAAGCAAGAAAAATAGTAATCAACACCATTCAACGTATTGGAACAGAAGAAGCGGTGGAGAACTGTGTCTCTGTTTTTAACTTGGAATCTGATGATGTAAAAGGAAGAATAATTGGACGTGAGGGACGTAACATTCGAGCTATAGAGTCTGCAACTGGAGTAGAGATCATAGTGGATGATACACCAGAAGCGATAATTCTTTCTTGTTTTGACTCTGTTAGAAGGGAAGTTGCAAGGCTTTCTTTGCACCGTTTGGTTACTGATGGAAGAATTCATCCCGCACGGATTGAAGAGATAGTCAAAAAGACTGAAAAGCAAATCAACGAGGAGATTGTTGAAATTGGTAAGCGTACCGTAATAGATCTTGGAATTCATGGATTGCATCCAGAATTGATAAAGGCGGTAGGCCGAATGAAGTACCGTTCTTCCTATGGGCAAAATTTATTGCAACATTCAAGAGAGGTTGCCAAACTTTGCGGTGTAATGGCTGCGGAATTGGGACTAAACCCTAAAATTGCTAAACGTGCTGGCTTATTGCACGATATAGGGAAAGTTCCAAACACAGAGGTAGAGGTAGAAACTCCGCACGCTATACTTGGTATGCAGTGGGCTCAAAAATTTGGAGAAAACAAAGAGGTGTGCAATGCTATTGGGGCTCACCATGATGAGATTGAAATGAACACGTTGATTTCTCCCATTGTACAAGTGTGTGATGCCATTAGTGGGGCACGACCAGGTGCAAGAAGACAAGTGTTGGATTCGTATATTCAGCGTTTGAAAGATTTGGAAGATATAGCCTTTGGTTTCAGTGGAGTTCAAAAAGCATATGCCATACAGGCAGGTAGAGAGCTTCGGGTAATTGTTGAAAGCGAGAAGGTAAGCGATGATAAAGCTGCTGAACTGTCTTTTGAAATTTCTCAAAAAATACAAACGGATATGACTTACCCTGGTCAAGTAAAGGTTACCGTCATTCGAGAGACACGATCGGTAAATGTTGCCAAATAG
- a CDS encoding CBS domain-containing protein, which yields MKKRVPVSEIMSRDLITLTTSDDLVTAEELFKKHNIRHIPVINGKAIVGILSYTDLLRISFADAVDDDERVDTMVYNMFTISQVMARDVISVPSNTTVREVAKFLAKKEFHALPVVDNERLVGIVTTTDLINYLLDLY from the coding sequence ATGAAAAAGCGTGTACCTGTTTCAGAGATAATGTCCAGAGACTTGATCACACTAACTACTAGTGATGATCTTGTAACTGCAGAAGAGCTTTTTAAGAAGCACAATATAAGACACATTCCAGTAATCAATGGAAAGGCAATTGTTGGTATACTGAGCTATACTGATTTGCTGCGTATTAGTTTTGCCGATGCAGTCGATGATGACGAAAGAGTAGATACGATGGTCTATAATATGTTCACCATTTCTCAAGTGATGGCAAGAGATGTAATTAGCGTACCTTCTAACACTACGGTAAGGGAAGTAGCAAAATTTTTAGCAAAAAAGGAGTTTCATGCCTTACCTGTTGTGGACAATGAGAGGTTGGTGGGAATTGTTACGACCACGGATTTAATAAACTATTTATTGGATTTGTATTAA
- a CDS encoding cell division protein ZapA gives MEKLKIKLSIADRVYPLTIDPKQEEGLRKAAKNIENLAKKFEQNYAVRDKQDVLAMCALQFASKIEQGGIDSSENTNTAFERLRALNDLVHSKLGE, from the coding sequence ATGGAGAAGCTCAAAATAAAGCTTTCAATTGCAGATAGGGTATATCCTTTGACGATAGATCCCAAGCAAGAAGAAGGATTGCGTAAGGCAGCCAAGAATATTGAAAATTTGGCCAAAAAGTTTGAGCAAAACTATGCGGTACGCGATAAGCAAGATGTATTGGCCATGTGCGCTTTACAATTTGCCTCTAAAATAGAGCAAGGCGGAATAGACAGTTCGGAAAATACCAATACTGCATTTGAACGCCTTCGTGCCTTAAATGATTTGGTACATTCCAAGCTAGGAGAATAA
- a CDS encoding DUF349 domain-containing protein: protein MQDNEQKLQETEGGGTEHNADVIKTTVEESPISEPKAADIPVQENTDTVIKPPKEPQSSEDDKSSEPEKSDEVIEESSTKEVANESSEPEKSDEVIEEIEESNAEDAEDTDNEKRHHIPMLDYHSMSIENLVGELQRLVKNEKIQAINKHVSSIKYEFDQKFQEFLEHKKEEFIANGGNEIDFRYNSVSKRQFNEVFGEYREKRDQYYKKLEQNLKGNLNKRLEIIEELKGLINVEEDINTTYKNFKDLQENWRNAGPVPRNNYNDVWRTYHHHMEIFYDFLHLNRELRDLDFKHNLEEKLKLVQRAEALVNEPDLGKAFRELQTLHKIWKEDIGPVAKEQREEVWNRFSSATKAMHERRQEHYQELEKDYEKNLEKKQEVIASILKIAESVTNNHKALQLQIKEVEALRDSFFKAGKVPQKVNEQTWSTFKDAVRKFNRNKNSFYKNQKKEQHENLEKKKALLALALELKDSEDRAMATPEMKRIQSEWKKIGHVPRKYSDKIWNEFKNACNHYFNRLHSEKNESQKEEYENFEKKNACLERLKAFQLSGDAEKDLVTVKKFISEWKTYGRIPYNKKHINGKFNKIIDALFTKLGVSKQESELLKYGDKMQQLAKTDDNRAIGNERIFIRRKIEESKSEIRQLENNLQFFSNASEDNPLVKDVVKNINRHKEALETWKAKLKKLNIMQNNRNKVVEESDDTNTGEEE, encoded by the coding sequence ATGCAGGACAACGAACAAAAACTTCAGGAAACTGAAGGTGGTGGTACTGAGCATAATGCGGATGTTATAAAAACTACTGTTGAAGAAAGCCCCATTTCTGAACCAAAAGCAGCCGACATTCCAGTACAAGAAAATACAGATACAGTTATTAAACCTCCAAAGGAACCTCAATCTTCTGAAGACGACAAATCCTCCGAACCGGAGAAATCAGACGAGGTAATTGAAGAATCCAGTACTAAAGAGGTTGCCAACGAATCCTCCGAACCTGAGAAATCGGACGAGGTAATTGAGGAAATTGAAGAATCCAATGCTGAAGATGCTGAAGATACCGATAACGAGAAACGGCATCATATTCCTATGCTGGACTACCACTCCATGTCCATTGAAAATTTGGTTGGAGAGTTACAGCGCTTGGTGAAAAATGAAAAGATCCAGGCCATAAACAAACACGTCAGTTCCATTAAATATGAGTTTGATCAAAAATTTCAAGAGTTTTTAGAACACAAAAAAGAAGAATTTATAGCCAATGGCGGCAATGAAATAGATTTTCGATATAATTCCGTTTCTAAAAGACAGTTTAACGAAGTCTTTGGAGAATATCGCGAAAAACGTGACCAGTACTACAAAAAACTGGAACAAAATCTTAAAGGCAATCTTAACAAACGCTTAGAGATCATTGAAGAACTTAAAGGCCTTATAAATGTGGAAGAGGACATTAATACCACATATAAGAATTTTAAGGATTTACAAGAAAATTGGAGGAATGCCGGTCCAGTTCCGCGTAACAATTACAACGATGTTTGGAGAACGTACCACCACCATATGGAAATCTTTTATGATTTTCTACATCTTAATCGAGAATTAAGAGACCTTGATTTTAAGCATAATCTTGAGGAAAAATTAAAACTAGTGCAACGCGCAGAAGCACTGGTCAATGAACCTGATTTAGGTAAAGCCTTTAGAGAGCTGCAAACACTTCATAAAATCTGGAAAGAAGATATAGGCCCGGTTGCGAAAGAACAACGGGAGGAAGTCTGGAATCGTTTTAGTAGTGCCACCAAAGCTATGCACGAACGAAGGCAGGAGCATTATCAAGAACTAGAGAAGGATTACGAAAAGAACTTAGAAAAGAAACAAGAAGTTATTGCATCGATATTGAAGATTGCGGAAAGCGTTACAAATAACCATAAAGCTCTTCAATTACAAATTAAAGAGGTAGAAGCGCTTCGTGATTCTTTTTTTAAAGCTGGAAAAGTACCTCAAAAAGTGAATGAACAAACTTGGAGTACTTTCAAGGATGCTGTTCGCAAGTTTAATCGAAACAAAAATTCCTTTTATAAAAATCAAAAAAAGGAACAGCATGAAAATTTAGAAAAGAAAAAAGCGCTCTTGGCACTAGCGCTTGAACTCAAGGATAGTGAAGATAGAGCTATGGCCACTCCTGAAATGAAGCGCATACAAAGCGAATGGAAAAAAATCGGTCATGTTCCCAGAAAGTATTCTGACAAGATTTGGAACGAGTTTAAGAATGCCTGTAATCATTATTTTAACCGATTACATTCTGAAAAGAATGAAAGTCAAAAAGAGGAGTACGAAAATTTTGAAAAGAAAAATGCTTGCTTGGAGCGTCTAAAAGCTTTCCAGTTGAGTGGTGATGCTGAAAAAGACCTTGTTACGGTCAAGAAATTTATTTCTGAGTGGAAAACGTATGGACGCATTCCATATAACAAAAAACATATAAACGGTAAGTTCAACAAAATTATAGATGCGTTATTCACAAAATTAGGGGTGAGCAAGCAAGAATCTGAATTGCTTAAGTATGGTGATAAAATGCAGCAGCTTGCCAAGACAGATGATAACAGGGCCATTGGCAATGAACGAATCTTTATCCGTAGGAAAATAGAAGAAAGTAAATCGGAAATAAGGCAATTGGAAAATAATCTTCAATTTTTTTCCAACGCTTCTGAAGATAATCCTTTGGTAAAGGATGTTGTAAAGAACATCAATAGACACAAAGAAGCCTTAGAAACGTGGAAAGCCAAGCTTAAAAAGCTCAACATCATGCAAAATAACCGCAATAAAGTGGTTGAAGAAAGTGATGATACAAATACTGGCGAAGAAGAATAA